In Nitrospira sp., a single genomic region encodes these proteins:
- the zapB gene encoding cell division protein ZapB translates to MALDRLDALETRVKDLVRLVHELKRKNTSLEDELKSLRERLAEQSDSNKRWERERLDIKARVEKVLGEIELLECMEDRKEVALD, encoded by the coding sequence ATGGCACTGGATCGACTCGATGCGCTTGAGACTCGCGTCAAGGATCTCGTCAGACTCGTTCATGAATTAAAGAGAAAGAACACATCTCTCGAAGATGAACTCAAATCTCTGCGTGAACGACTGGCCGAACAAAGCGATTCAAATAAGCGGTGGGAACGCGAACGCTTGGACATCAAAGCACGAGTGGAGAAGGTATTAGGGGAAATCGAGTTGCTGGAATGCATGGAAGACCGCAAGGAGGTGGCCCTTGACTAA
- a CDS encoding cell division protein ZapA, protein MTKTTYVEIYGQRYAIRGEADEDYIRRLASFVDGQMRHLAEGLNTTTPSKLAVLTAVNLAHQLFEAEKKRTEGEAVVERRMMSLMESIEEQVPSSLFR, encoded by the coding sequence TTGACTAAGACCACGTATGTCGAGATCTATGGCCAGCGGTATGCGATACGAGGAGAGGCCGATGAAGACTACATTCGTCGTTTGGCAAGCTTCGTCGACGGACAAATGCGTCATTTGGCCGAGGGGTTAAATACGACCACCCCCTCGAAATTGGCCGTGTTGACCGCGGTGAATCTCGCCCACCAACTGTTCGAGGCGGAGAAGAAGCGGACGGAAGGAGAGGCGGTCGTGGAGCGGCGCATGATGTCGCTGATGGAGTCGATTGAAGAGCAGGTTCCTTCATCGCTGTTCCGATGA